A window of Apium graveolens cultivar Ventura chromosome 8, ASM990537v1, whole genome shotgun sequence contains these coding sequences:
- the LOC141680024 gene encoding uncharacterized protein LOC141680024 → MGYNDSQLTPTNMPIYGFSGVECPVEGIIKLPMTIGQEPKQATQIIDFVVVMTESTYNAIMRRTGIHAFKAVPSSYHSVMKFPTREGIGEERGDQKMARSCYVASLRADGAGGRFCLLKI, encoded by the coding sequence atgggttacaaCGATTCTCAGTTAACCCCGACTAATATGCCGATATACGGATTTTctggagtggagtgccccgtggaagggataattaagctGCCAATGactataggtcaggaaccaaAACAAGCAACACAAATTATAGACTTTGTAGTAGTAATGACCGAATCAACTTACAATGCGATTATGAGGAGAACGGGAATACATGcttttaaggcagtcccctcttcttACCATTCGGTGATGAAGTTCCCCACCCGGGAAGGGATTGGGGaggaaagaggagatcaaaaaatggcaaggagctgttatgtggcctcccTTAGGGCTGATGGAGctgggggcaggttctgcctattgaagatctag